ACCAGCTAATAATCCCCACACCACGCCCATCACCAGGCTATGTGTAAATGGATAATGAACAAATTCGAAAGGTGTTACTTCGGTGAACCCAGGATGGACCTTCACCTGCTCGACATTGAAGAGAAGCAAAAACGGCCACAGAATATCAACAAATTCCACGGCAACAAAAAGGGTTAACAATGAAACCCGGGGAGCTACTTTTTTCACTCCGAACGCTAAACCATAGTGACCTAAAAACATATAACAGCTGGTTGATTAATGACTCTGTAAAAGTATAATCAACGTTTTCAAAGCCACTTGACCTAGATCAAGAAATCAGATCAGCTGTTTGCGGCGTATCCGGCTGATGGTTTCAGGAGTCATTCCGAGCATGGAAGCAATGTATTGCAGCGGTACCTGATTGAACAGCTCGCGGTTGGAATCGAACAGAATGTTGTATCGCTGCTCAGCCGTCATGGACAGGAAAGAAAAAACGCGGTCTTCCAGCGTGCAGAAGCAATGTGCGATGAAGAGTTTCTCGGTGACCGGCCATTTGGGAATGAAATCCCCCAGCCTGTCGTAATCCGATTTTGCAATGGTATATAAGGTAGTGTCCGCTAGCGCCTGAATGTTCCAACGCGAAGGTTTATCAAATACCAGGCTGGCCAGGTCGCTAATGAAATATCCCTTAGTGGAAATCCATTGTGTTACTTCCCTGTCTTCCAGGTCAACGAAGACCCGCAGCATTCCTGACTGAATAAAGCTCAGTTTGTTGCAAGCCTTGCCTGTTTTAAGGTAGAACTCTCCTTTCTTTACGGTTTCAGGTTTGAAAAAAGACGCAACCCTGACCAGGTCGGCCTGATCAAATTCAAAATACGTTTGCAGGTATTGTTCGAGTTCTGTCATTTTATATACTGGAATGATCAAAGGTATGTGCTATTCATGTTTTGGCAAAACAAATAACCGAGCGATGGTGATCTGACGGTCATTTTCGTACAAAAACTGTTCGATTATGGACAACCTAAAAAACTGAACCCACTCTAAATGCTTGATAAGGCATATTTTAGCAATTTGGCATATATTTTATACAAAGAACTATGTTATACAATGTACCGTTTATTAGCCATGAAACTTTATTTAATTTTAGACAGCCAAATCCTACTCTGACATGATACGAAATTATTTCAAAATCGCCTGGCGAAACCTGGTCCGTAACCGCACCTTTTCAGCCATCAATATTTCCGGATTGGCGATTGGGCTGGCGTCCTGCATGCTCATCAGTTTGTACGTGCTCGACGAGCTGAGTTTCGACCGTTTTCATACCAAGGGCGACCGCATTGTGCGGGTCTTTTTTCACGGTATCATGCAGGGTGGCGTTATGCACGAGGCTCATGTGATGCCTCCCACTGCCGCAGCCCTTAAAGCAGATTACCCGGAAGTAGAGGAAGCCACGCGGCTCCGGCAGGGTGGCAATCCGCTGATCCTCATTGGCGAAAAGCTCTTTACAGATGACCGTCTGGCCTTTGTTGACTCCAATTTTTTGAATGTGTTTACTTTCCCGCTCACGCAGGGAAATCCTAGAACAGTGCTTTTGGAGCCAAATTCCGTCGTAATCAGCAAAACAGCGGCTGAAAAATATTTTGGCAAACAAGATCCCATTGGCAAAATATTGAGCATGAAAGACTGGAAGGCCAGCTACAAAGTAACCGGCGTGATGAAGGATATGCCTGCCAATTCACATTTCCACTTCGACTTGCTCGCTTCGATGTCAACTTTACCGGAGGCGAAATCGACTTCCTGGATGGTTTCGGAATTTTTCACTTATCTCGTTTTGCCAAAAGGCTACGACTACAAACGCCTTGAAGCCAAACTTCCACAGACAGTTGCCAAATATATGGGGCCGCAGCTGAAACAAGGGCTTGGTATGACGCTGGACGAATTCCGCAAGAAAGGGAATGACATTGGCCTTTATTTACAGCCATTTACGGACATTCACCTGCATTCGACGTTTCAGTATGACCTGGCAACCAATGGCGATCTGCAATACGTCTACATTTTTGGCGCGATTGCGATCATTATGCTCCTGATTGCGTGCATTAACTTTATGAATTTGTCTACTGCTGGTTCATCCAAGCGTGCCCGTGAAGTAGGCGTCAGAAAAGTAATGGGTTCAGAGAAAATTGAACTGGTAGGACAATTTCTGATGGAATCCATTTTGCTGACAACCATTGCATTGATCCTCGGTACGGTAATTTGCCTGGCCTCACTACCATTGCTCAATAGTATTTCCGGCAAAACCCTCGCGCTGCACCTGGACGCGATTCCTGCATTACTTCCTGCTCTGGTATTGTTTGGATTGTTCGTCGGAGTTTTTGCGGGCAGCTACCCTGCATTCTTTTTGTCTTCTTTCAAACCCATTTCCGTATTGAAAGGAGGCTCAGGAGCGATTAAACTGAGTTCTTCCGGTAGGACCATTGGATTGAGAAGTTCATTGGTAGTATTTCAGTTTTTCATTTCAATTACCTTAATGGTCGGTACGGCGGTAGTTTACCAGCAATTGAAATTTATCCAAAACAAAAAACTGGGGTATGATAAAGAACAGGTTCTGGTGGTTCCGGCCTGGGCTTTGGGAAAAAATAAGGACGTATTCCGCGAAGAATTATCACGCGATTCGAGGGTTAGTAACATCAGCATGTCGGGGTACATACCGGCTGGGCCTTCGGATAACAACAATTTTATGATTTCGCCGGAGACCAATACTTCGCAGTTGGTCAAAACATTGCGATACGACGTCGACTATGACTACCTGGCCACTTTGGGAATGCAAATGAAGGTAGGCCGGAATTTCTCCAAAGCATACGGCACCGATTCTTCGGCCATTATCCTCAACGAGACCGCGGCAAAAACCCTCGGCTGGAAAGATGATGCGATCGATAAAACGGTTTCCCGCCGCAGTAATGACGGCAGTACCAAAACCTTCCGTGTCATCGGAATTGTGAAGGATTTTCACTTCAAATCATTGCATGAAGCGATCACTCCACTTGTTATGACATTAAATGTTGACAATGGCTGGATGATCATTAAAACGAAAAGTAAAGAAGTATCAGGCCTGCTGGCGACGATGGAAACGCATTGGAAAAGCTTCAAACCAGACTTGCCTTTCTCTTACACATTCCTCGACCAACGTTACAACGACACTTATAAAGCAGAACAAAAAACCGGTCAGATACTGGGGCTATTTGCGGGGCTTACCATATTTGTCGCGTGCCTTGGACTATTTGGTTTGGCAACGTTCACTGCCGAGCAAAGAACGAAAGAGATTGGTGTACGGAAAGTACTGGGCGCTTCCGTAGCGGGAATTGTGGCGCTGCTTTCCAAAGACTTTTTGAAACTGGTCTGCATTGCTATTGTGCTCGCTTTACCCGTTTCCTGGTGGATGATGAGCCGCTGGTTGCAGGATTTTGCTTACAAAATTGACATTTCATGGTGGGTACTGGCTCTTGCAGGGTTGCTATCCATCGCCGTGGCCTTGTTTACTGTTTCATTCCAGTCGATCAAAGCGGCATTGATGAATCCTGTGAAATCGCTGCGCGCGGAATAAATCATGCGGTAAGTTGCTATCTTGCAAGCTTCTATGCGAATAATGAACAACTGACATTGAAAACCGTA
The genomic region above belongs to Dyadobacter pollutisoli and contains:
- a CDS encoding Crp/Fnr family transcriptional regulator — protein: MTELEQYLQTYFEFDQADLVRVASFFKPETVKKGEFYLKTGKACNKLSFIQSGMLRVFVDLEDREVTQWISTKGYFISDLASLVFDKPSRWNIQALADTTLYTIAKSDYDRLGDFIPKWPVTEKLFIAHCFCTLEDRVFSFLSMTAEQRYNILFDSNRELFNQVPLQYIASMLGMTPETISRIRRKQLI
- a CDS encoding ABC transporter permease, producing MIRNYFKIAWRNLVRNRTFSAINISGLAIGLASCMLISLYVLDELSFDRFHTKGDRIVRVFFHGIMQGGVMHEAHVMPPTAAALKADYPEVEEATRLRQGGNPLILIGEKLFTDDRLAFVDSNFLNVFTFPLTQGNPRTVLLEPNSVVISKTAAEKYFGKQDPIGKILSMKDWKASYKVTGVMKDMPANSHFHFDLLASMSTLPEAKSTSWMVSEFFTYLVLPKGYDYKRLEAKLPQTVAKYMGPQLKQGLGMTLDEFRKKGNDIGLYLQPFTDIHLHSTFQYDLATNGDLQYVYIFGAIAIIMLLIACINFMNLSTAGSSKRAREVGVRKVMGSEKIELVGQFLMESILLTTIALILGTVICLASLPLLNSISGKTLALHLDAIPALLPALVLFGLFVGVFAGSYPAFFLSSFKPISVLKGGSGAIKLSSSGRTIGLRSSLVVFQFFISITLMVGTAVVYQQLKFIQNKKLGYDKEQVLVVPAWALGKNKDVFREELSRDSRVSNISMSGYIPAGPSDNNNFMISPETNTSQLVKTLRYDVDYDYLATLGMQMKVGRNFSKAYGTDSSAIILNETAAKTLGWKDDAIDKTVSRRSNDGSTKTFRVIGIVKDFHFKSLHEAITPLVMTLNVDNGWMIIKTKSKEVSGLLATMETHWKSFKPDLPFSYTFLDQRYNDTYKAEQKTGQILGLFAGLTIFVACLGLFGLATFTAEQRTKEIGVRKVLGASVAGIVALLSKDFLKLVCIAIVLALPVSWWMMSRWLQDFAYKIDISWWVLALAGLLSIAVALFTVSFQSIKAALMNPVKSLRAE